A stretch of DNA from Rhizobium sp. BT04:
GAAGGTGACCTTGCCGGAAACGGCGACATCGCCCGCCGGCGTGAAATGCTCCGGCCGGACGCCGAGCATCAGTTTCGCGCCCTCGGCCGCACCGATGGTCACGGGCAGCGGCACGCGGATCTCGCTTTCCGGGATCGCGAAGGCGCCCTTGTCCATGACGCCGCGCAGGAAGGTGATCGGCGGATTGCCGAGGAAGCCGGCGACGAAGGCGGTGCGGGGATCGTTGTACATTTCGGCCGGCGTGGCGATCTGGACGATCTCGCCTTCCTTCATGATGGCGATGCGGTCACACATGCTCATCGCCTCCACCTGGTCATGGGTGACGAGGATGGCGGTGATGCCGGTTTCGCGCTGGATACGGCGGATTTCCGAACGCATTTCAAGGCGCAGCTTGGCGTCGAGATTGGCGAGCGGTTCGTCGAGCAGCAGCACATCCGGCTTGCGGATCAGCGCGCGGGCAAGCGCCACGCGCTGCTGCTGGCCGCCGGAAAGCTGCGCCGGTCGGCGCTCCATGAGATTGCCGATCTGCACGAGGCCGGAAATGCGCTCGACCTCCTTGCGGATTTCGGCGGCGTTGACGCCCTTCACCTTGAGGGGAAAGCCGATGTTTTCGGTAACCGTCATATGCGGATAAAGCGCATAGGACTGGAAGACGACGCCGACATTGCGGGCCTGGCTCGGCAGATCGGTGACGTCGCGGTCGCCGAAGAGAATGCGCCCGCCGGTCGGCCGGTGGATACCGCAGACCGCAAACAGCGTCGTCGACTTGCCGCAGCCGGAAGGGCCGAGGAGCGCCAGCATCTCGCCGTTGCCGACTTCGAGCGTCATGTTCTCGATGACTTTGGTGGAGCCGAAGCTCTTCGAAAAATTGTCGAGGAGGATGCGCATCAGCCTTTGTTCCCGCCGCCATAGATGTTCATGAGGTACTTGTTGAAGACTGCGTAAACGATCAACACCGGAACGAGGTAGAAGACGCCGACCGCCTTGAACATGTTGAAGTCATAGTTGTTGTCGTCGAAGAGGAAGCCCGCGAGATAGACCGAAAGCACCTGCACCTGATTACCGGGCGCCAGCACCTGCGGCAGGATGAACTCGCCCCAGCCGGAGAGGAAGGAGAACAGGCCGAGCGCCATGATGCCGGGCTTGACCTGCGGCAGCACGAGGCTGCGCCAGACCCGGAAGCGCGAGGCGCCGTCGACGACGCCGGCCATCTCGATTTCCCAGGGCACGGTGTCGTAGAAGCCCTTCATCAGCCAGATGCCGAGCGGCAGGTCGATCGCCGCCTTCACCAGGATGACGCCGATCAATGAATTGTAGAGGCCGATCATCTGCAGCACGATGAAGATGGCGATAATCAGCGTCACCGACGGGAAGGCATGCAGCACCATGACGCCGGCAAGGAAGAAGCCGCGTGCCGGCACGTTCAGCCGTGACAGCACATAGCCCGCCATCGACGAGACGATGAGCACGACGCTGGTCGTGCAGGTGGCGAAAAGCAGCGTATTCGCGGTCACCTGCCAGATGTTCGCCTTGCCCTCCATCGTCTGCCAGAGGAAACGCCAGTGGTCGAGCGTCAGGCCGGAAGGCAGCAGTGCATCCGCCTGCTTCACGGTCACGGTGTCGAGGAAGAGATAGACATACATCAGGAGCAGCGGCAGGCTGACGATGGTCAGCGCCGATATGACTGGCCAGCTGCTGTAATTTGCCGAGGGCTGCGATCGTTCGGCCATGGTCAATCCTCGATCAGGGGCTTGGCGACAAGCGTGCCGTAGTTGAAGACGCGCAGATACAGGAGCGACAGCGTCACGCCGATGACGACGAGCACCAGCGCCATGGCAGCACCCAGGCCGTATTCGAGGTTGCCGGCATAGTTCCTGAGTGCGGTATGATAGGCGGAAAGCGCCCAGATCTCGGTCGAATTACCAGGCCCGCCGTTCGTCGCAAGCAGGGTTTCGTTGAAGGAGGCAAGCAGCGACAGCGTCTGGTAGCAGGTGACGAAGAGGATCGGCCAGCGCATCTGCGGCAGGATGATGTAGCGGATCTGCTGCCAGCGCGAGGCGCCGTCGACCTCGCTCGCATAGAACTGGCTCTTCGGAATGGCCTTCATCGCAGAGGAGAAGACCAGCATGCCCATCGAGGCGCCGATGAAGCCGTTGATCATCACCACGAAGATCCAGGCATTATAGGCGTTGTCGAGCAGGTAGTTCTTCGGCGGATAGCCGAACTTGCCCATCAGGATCGAAATGAAGCCGGTGTCCCAGGCAAGCCACTTCCACATCATGACGTAGATGACGACAGGGGTGATGCGCGGCAGGAGCCAGATGCCGCGGAAGATCGAGGCTGGTGTCGGCGGCATATAGTGCGTCCAGATCGCCAGCAGCAGCGCATAACCGACATTGAAGATGACAAGCACCAGCGCGACGTAGAGCACGGTATTGAAGAGCACGCGCGCCATCTCGGGCGAAGTGGCCATGCGCGAGAAATTGTCGGTCGTCCAGACCCAGCCGGTATAGGTGGTCTTGGCGACCGTCTCCTTCTGTTCCGGCGTCAGCTTGAAACCCAGACTGTCCAGCGCCGAAAACAGCTGCTCCTTGCTGTCGAAGCGGGTGTTGAGGACGGAGCGGTTGAACTGTTCGGATATCTGCTTGACGTCGCGCGTCGAAGGACGCTCGGAGAGATCCTTGAGCATGCGCTCGATGTCGCGGCGTGCCGGAAAGACCTCGCCCGCATGTTTGGCGCGGAGTTCCGCGGCGATCCCAGGCGCAAGCCCGAGGCCTTCGACGGCCTTGAGGCCGGTCTCGTCGATCGTGTAGCGGGGTTCAGCCATCTCGGAGGCGATGTCTGGCATCGACGATTTCAGCGCGATCAGGGAGTTGGGTGCGATCTGGTAGACGCCGCCTGATATGCCGGTCGCGGTCGTCATGCTGGTCATGGAAAAGACCGCCGTGAGGATGACCGGCAGCAGGAAGAAGAGAACGATCATGATCGCGGCAGGCGCAATCATCACCAGTCCGAGCGCTCTGGACGATTTCATGGAAGCCCCCTCATCGCGGACCGACCGGGCAGCGGGGTCACCGCTGCCCGGAAGAGTGCTTCTATCTTAGCGGATGACGATCTTGTCGCCGAGCGTGCTCTTCAGTTCGCTCTCGGCATCGCCGACGGCGGCGTCAACGGTCTTGGCACCGGTCCAGGATGCTTCGAGGTTCTTCCACATGATGTTCCAGTACTTGCCGAAATCGGAATTGTTCGGCATCGCATTGGCATGCGGCAGCAGGCGCTCGGTGGCTTCACGCGTCCAGCGGTCGGCCGAGTAGAAGTCGACCGTGGATTCCGACTTGGAGATACCGAGATGGGCCGATTTGACCGCATGCAGCGCGTTGGTGCGCGGCTCCGAGGCGATCTTGATCAGCTGGGCGGCGATCTCGGTGTCTTCCTGGTCGTGACCTGCGGTCAGGAGATAGACGAGCGGGTGCGTCAGCGTGTTGGCCTTGCCGCCTTCGCCACCGGGGATCAGCGTGAAGATCACGTTGCCGAAGAAGTCCTTGAGGCCTTCCTGGTTGACGAGACGGGCATAATGCCAGGTGCCGCCGTCCCAGATGCCGGCCTTGCCGGTGGCGACTTCCTTCCACCATTGGTCGGCCGGCATGCCGATGTGGTTCTTCTTGGTGACGCCTGCCTTAACGGCATCGGCGAAGAGCTGATAGGTGCGGGTCATCGCAGCCTTGTCGAAAACGAGCTTGCCGCCTTCTTCCATCGTGCCGCCGAAGCTGGTGTAGAACTGCCAGTAATCAGGACCGTTGCTCGGACGCGGATAGAAGCCGTAGCCAGGCTGAACGAGACCCTTGTCCTGCATCTTCTTGGCGTCTTCGAGCAGGTTCTTCATGGTATACTTGCCGTCCTGGACACTCTGCGGCAGCGCATCCAGATCGGCGTCGCTGTAGCCGATCGCCTTCATGTAAGGCTTCCAGAAGAACATCGGGCGGGATTCGGCATCCTGCGGGATGCCGTAGACGGTGCCGTTATAGGACGCGATCTTCAACAGATTTTCATAGATGTCGCTGAGCGGCCAGGAGTCGAGATCGACATAATCCTCGATCGGAACGATGAGGCCTGCCTGCGACCACGGCGCGATGTCTTCATGGCCGCTGACGACGATATTAGGCGCGGTCTTGGCTTCGGCGGCAAGGGTCAGCGCCTGCTTGAAGTCGTCCCAGCCGGAATAGGACTTCTTCTCGACGGTGATCTTCAGGTCTTCGCCTTTCAGCGCAGCTTCGCGCTGCAGCTGCTGGGCGGCGATCTCGATGGCGTCGAGACGATAGACGTCGTTCGGGCCGGTGCCGCCGGCCCAGACGCTGATGTGAACGTCCTTGGCAAGCGCAATTGCAGAGGTCGAGGCCAGGATGGCGGCGGCGATGGTGAGGGATTTCAGTGTCGGCAAAATGGTCATCTTCTTCGTCTCCCTAGAAGAGCAGCGTGAAGCCTCTTGGCGGGTCAGCACTGCTGATGATGGCCGCTCCGAAACCCCACGAAAACGTGACGATGTCCGCTCTAGGGGTTTGATGTAACGGCCGAATGACAAAATTGAGCACGTGTGCAAAATTATTATGACGATGTCCGGACGACTTGCAAGCGGCGGTTTTCGACAGGCGACTTTTACGCGTCAAATCACGCTTTTCGAAAATCGATTCCGATTTTCGGGCCGATGCGCTAGCATGGCCTCATGAGCCTTGAATCCGTCCGCGCTTTCCTCCGTGCCCACGCACCCGATATCGAAATCATCGAAACCGCCGAGAGCTCTTCGACGGTGGCGCTTGCTGCCGAAGCCCACGGCGTCGAGCCCGCCCAGATCGCCAAGACGATCTGTCTGCGGGTCGGCGAGCAGATGATGCTGGTCGTTGCCGGCGGCATGGCACGGCTCGACAATCGCAAGTTCAAGGACACGTTCGGAGCCAAGGGGCGCATGCTCGACGCAGAAGAGGTGGTGGCGGTCACCAGCCATCCGGTCGGCGGCGTCTGCCCTTTCGGCCTGCCCTCGCCGCTGCCGATCTATTGCGACATCTCGCTGAAACGCTTCGATGAAGTCGTGCCGGCGGCCGGCTCGACGAATTCGGCCGTGCGCATCGAAACCGGACGGCTGGCCGAGCTGACCGGCGCCAGCTGGGTCGACGTCTGCCAGTAGGCGTATGGCGGTAATGGAGCTGCAGAACTTCACACCTGGGAAAGAGTACCTATATTATCTCCCGACATGCCGTGATTGCGCATGACAGGAGATCAGGAATGCCGGGTGCCATTTCGCGTTTTGCCAAGTTTGCGGTCATTGCCGCTCTGACGAGCGCTACAGTTTTTGCTTCCCTTGACGATGCGGAAGCGCGCCGGGCCGGCAGCGGCGGTTTCGGAAGCCGCGGTACGCGCACCTTCCAGGCCCCGCCGGTGACCAGCACCGCGCCTGCACCCGCCGCGCCGATCGAGCGATCGATGACGCCGCGTCCGCAGACCACGGCGCCTGCTACCGCGCAGCAGCCCTTCGGCGCCCAGCGTCCCGGTCTCTTCGGCGGCTTCGGGCGTTCGATGATCGGCGGCCTGATTGCCGGCGGCCTCCTCGGCATGCTGCTCGGTCACGGTTTCGGCGGCGGCTTCGGCTTCCTCGGCATGCTGCTGCAGATCGCTTTGATCGGCGGTGCCGTCATGCTCGCCATGCGTTATTTCGCCAACCGCCGCCAGCCTTCCTACGGCGCTGGCGGCCAGAGCCGATCCTACGGTCAGTCGTCCTATGGCCAGCAGTCCTACGGCATGTCGCCAGCTGGCAACTCGTCCTTCCAGATCCCGGCGATCGGTTCGGGTTCGTCCTCGCGCGGCAACCGCCCGAGCGACGAGATCGGGCTGGCGCAGGCCGATCTCGACCAATTCGAGGAACTGCTGACCCAAGTGCAGACCGCTTACGGTGCCGAGGATTACGGCACGTTGCGGCGGCTGACGACGCCCGAGGCGATGTCCTATCTTGCCGAGGAGCTCGGCGAAAACGCCACCAACGGCGTGCGCAACCGCGTCTCCGACGTCAAGCTGCTGCAGGGCGATATTGCCGAGGCCTGGCGCGAAGATGGTCAGGAATATGCGACGCTCGCCATGCGCTATTCCTCGATCGATGCCATGGTCGAACGCGACAGCGGCCGGATCGTTTCCGGCGACGATCGCCACCCGAGCGAAAGCACTGAGGTATGGACTTTCGTGCGCAAGCCGAGCGCCGGCTGGAAGCTCGCCGCGATCCAAGGGGCCGAGCAGCGCGCCGCCTGAGTGGCGCGCCTCTCCTGGCCCAGAGCGGTTCAGCTTTTTAACGGAAGCGTAGAACCGCTCTAGCTTTTGTTTGTTTTTACGCAATTCCCGGCAAAAGCGTTTCCCGCTTTGCCTGGGAAAACCGCTTCGCACTTTTCCTGGAATTGCTCTAATTCACTGCCACCGGTTTGGAACGCATGCGCGAAACCGTTTCGCGTTCCGCCCGCTTGCAACGCATCGGCGGCAGGCCGCGATCCATCAGGTCCAAGTCTTCGAGCACCATGTCGCCCATCTTCTTGAAGGCGCTGTCGAGGGCGCCGGCCCGGTGTGCCGAGCGGATGAAGCCTTTCAGGCTTCGCACCGGATGATCGGGCGGCAGCGGCTCTTGCGGGTAGACATCGCTCGCCGCGACGATATGGCCTGACGAGACGGCCGCCATCAATGCATCGAAATCGACGACATCGGCGCGGCTGAGCAGGATGAAGGCTGCGCCCTTGCGCATGCTGGCGAAGGCGTCCGCGCCGAGAAATCCCCTGTTTTCACTGGTCACGGCGGCCACGACGAAGATGAAATCGCTCTTCGTCAGGACATCCTCCAGGCTAGCCGGCTCGACGCCGCTTTCCTCGAGGA
This window harbors:
- a CDS encoding carbohydrate ABC transporter permease, whose product is MKSSRALGLVMIAPAAIMIVLFFLLPVILTAVFSMTSMTTATGISGGVYQIAPNSLIALKSSMPDIASEMAEPRYTIDETGLKAVEGLGLAPGIAAELRAKHAGEVFPARRDIERMLKDLSERPSTRDVKQISEQFNRSVLNTRFDSKEQLFSALDSLGFKLTPEQKETVAKTTYTGWVWTTDNFSRMATSPEMARVLFNTVLYVALVLVIFNVGYALLLAIWTHYMPPTPASIFRGIWLLPRITPVVIYVMMWKWLAWDTGFISILMGKFGYPPKNYLLDNAYNAWIFVVMINGFIGASMGMLVFSSAMKAIPKSQFYASEVDGASRWQQIRYIILPQMRWPILFVTCYQTLSLLASFNETLLATNGGPGNSTEIWALSAYHTALRNYAGNLEYGLGAAMALVLVVIGVTLSLLYLRVFNYGTLVAKPLIED
- a CDS encoding Tim44 domain-containing protein, translating into MPGAISRFAKFAVIAALTSATVFASLDDAEARRAGSGGFGSRGTRTFQAPPVTSTAPAPAAPIERSMTPRPQTTAPATAQQPFGAQRPGLFGGFGRSMIGGLIAGGLLGMLLGHGFGGGFGFLGMLLQIALIGGAVMLAMRYFANRRQPSYGAGGQSRSYGQSSYGQQSYGMSPAGNSSFQIPAIGSGSSSRGNRPSDEIGLAQADLDQFEELLTQVQTAYGAEDYGTLRRLTTPEAMSYLAEELGENATNGVRNRVSDVKLLQGDIAEAWREDGQEYATLAMRYSSIDAMVERDSGRIVSGDDRHPSESTEVWTFVRKPSAGWKLAAIQGAEQRAA
- a CDS encoding extracellular solute-binding protein, yielding MTILPTLKSLTIAAAILASTSAIALAKDVHISVWAGGTGPNDVYRLDAIEIAAQQLQREAALKGEDLKITVEKKSYSGWDDFKQALTLAAEAKTAPNIVVSGHEDIAPWSQAGLIVPIEDYVDLDSWPLSDIYENLLKIASYNGTVYGIPQDAESRPMFFWKPYMKAIGYSDADLDALPQSVQDGKYTMKNLLEDAKKMQDKGLVQPGYGFYPRPSNGPDYWQFYTSFGGTMEEGGKLVFDKAAMTRTYQLFADAVKAGVTKKNHIGMPADQWWKEVATGKAGIWDGGTWHYARLVNQEGLKDFFGNVIFTLIPGGEGGKANTLTHPLVYLLTAGHDQEDTEIAAQLIKIASEPRTNALHAVKSAHLGISKSESTVDFYSADRWTREATERLLPHANAMPNNSDFGKYWNIMWKNLEASWTGAKTVDAAVGDAESELKSTLGDKIVIR
- a CDS encoding YbaK/EbsC family protein, with amino-acid sequence MSLESVRAFLRAHAPDIEIIETAESSSTVALAAEAHGVEPAQIAKTICLRVGEQMMLVVAGGMARLDNRKFKDTFGAKGRMLDAEEVVAVTSHPVGGVCPFGLPSPLPIYCDISLKRFDEVVPAAGSTNSAVRIETGRLAELTGASWVDVCQ
- a CDS encoding carbohydrate ABC transporter permease — protein: MAERSQPSANYSSWPVISALTIVSLPLLLMYVYLFLDTVTVKQADALLPSGLTLDHWRFLWQTMEGKANIWQVTANTLLFATCTTSVVLIVSSMAGYVLSRLNVPARGFFLAGVMVLHAFPSVTLIIAIFIVLQMIGLYNSLIGVILVKAAIDLPLGIWLMKGFYDTVPWEIEMAGVVDGASRFRVWRSLVLPQVKPGIMALGLFSFLSGWGEFILPQVLAPGNQVQVLSVYLAGFLFDDNNYDFNMFKAVGVFYLVPVLIVYAVFNKYLMNIYGGGNKG
- a CDS encoding ABC transporter ATP-binding protein; translation: MRILLDNFSKSFGSTKVIENMTLEVGNGEMLALLGPSGCGKSTTLFAVCGIHRPTGGRILFGDRDVTDLPSQARNVGVVFQSYALYPHMTVTENIGFPLKVKGVNAAEIRKEVERISGLVQIGNLMERRPAQLSGGQQQRVALARALIRKPDVLLLDEPLANLDAKLRLEMRSEIRRIQRETGITAILVTHDQVEAMSMCDRIAIMKEGEIVQIATPAEMYNDPRTAFVAGFLGNPPITFLRGVMDKGAFAIPESEIRVPLPVTIGAAEGAKLMLGVRPEHFTPAGDVAVSGKVTFAETQGRENLYDVHLAGGPLLRSIQPVRSDIHVGDDVRWAIDSRGVFVFDENGRRL